A genomic window from Slackia heliotrinireducens DSM 20476 includes:
- a CDS encoding CDP-glycerol glycerophosphotransferase family protein produces MSIMVTLNRKFRKPMLAFMKKHPRFRRNGRKVYYDFRGQLYKNQASKVPTNEKMVVFESFGGRQVSCSPRAIYEAMLADPRFDDWTFVWSFRKRSIKKMQQDPMMERAQLVARCYDDYFEIMQQAKYWVVNTRVPEYVHPKDDQVYVQCWHGTPLKCLGFDVAIDSQNALNSTEELAWRFGIDSEKWSYLLSPSPYTSLHLADAFGLPEERRADVVLEEGYPRNDRIAATCADPDTLAAAKAEICEKLGIPQDKKLFLYAPTWRDDAYQAGKGYVMEDTLLDFNRLRETMEADGWIVLFRAHYYIANKFDFEPYEGFVYDVSRGVDINDLYIISDALMTDYSSVFFDYAITKRPILFFWPDWEHYANAIRGFYFDLKELPGPHCFNMDDVVEAIGKLDSYDEMYGEAYAEFRQTFCPKDDGHAAERVINKVFDV; encoded by the coding sequence ATGTCGATAATGGTTACGTTGAACCGCAAGTTCCGCAAGCCCATGCTTGCATTCATGAAGAAGCATCCCAGGTTCCGCCGCAACGGCCGCAAGGTGTATTACGACTTCCGCGGGCAGCTTTACAAGAACCAGGCGAGCAAGGTCCCGACCAACGAGAAGATGGTGGTGTTCGAGAGCTTCGGCGGCCGCCAGGTCAGCTGCTCGCCGCGCGCCATCTACGAGGCCATGCTGGCCGATCCTCGGTTCGACGACTGGACGTTCGTGTGGTCCTTCCGCAAGCGCTCCATCAAGAAAATGCAGCAAGATCCGATGATGGAACGGGCGCAGCTTGTGGCCCGCTGCTATGACGACTACTTCGAGATCATGCAGCAGGCGAAATACTGGGTTGTCAATACCCGTGTGCCGGAGTACGTGCATCCCAAAGACGACCAGGTATATGTGCAGTGCTGGCACGGCACGCCTCTGAAATGCCTCGGATTCGACGTGGCCATCGATTCGCAGAACGCCTTGAACTCCACCGAGGAGCTGGCCTGGCGTTTCGGAATCGACTCCGAAAAGTGGAGCTACCTGCTCTCCCCTTCGCCCTACACGTCGCTTCATCTGGCCGACGCCTTCGGCCTTCCTGAAGAGCGCCGTGCCGACGTCGTGCTTGAAGAGGGCTACCCTCGCAACGACCGCATAGCCGCCACCTGCGCCGATCCGGACACGCTTGCGGCTGCAAAGGCCGAAATCTGCGAGAAGCTGGGCATCCCTCAGGACAAGAAGCTCTTCCTGTACGCCCCCACCTGGCGCGACGACGCCTATCAGGCTGGTAAGGGATACGTAATGGAGGACACGCTGCTGGACTTCAACCGCCTGCGCGAAACCATGGAGGCCGACGGTTGGATCGTGCTGTTCCGCGCGCACTACTACATCGCCAACAAATTCGACTTCGAACCCTACGAAGGCTTCGTCTACGACGTGTCGCGCGGCGTGGACATCAACGACCTGTACATCATCTCCGATGCGCTTATGACCGACTACTCGAGCGTGTTCTTCGACTACGCCATTACGAAGCGCCCGATCCTGTTCTTCTGGCCCGACTGGGAGCACTACGCCAATGCCATCCGCGGGTTCTACTTCGACTTGAAGGAGCTGCCCGGACCGCACTGCTTCAACATGGATGACGTTGTCGAGGCCATCGGCAAGCTCGATTCCTACGACGAAATGTACGGCGAGGCCTACGCCGAGTTCCGCCAGACCTTCTGCCCCAAAGACGACGGCCACGCCGCCGAACGCGTCATCAACAAGGTGTTCGACGTGTAG
- a CDS encoding membrane protein, translated as MDANVAALREERRRKYFVRGIAFAIASGICYGLYTGFLTLAETQGVWGEWFAGTEWGNGNPALSPFVITFVLAALAAGINDFFSGVWSLVMCAKNRQLGDLWKTVKTKPGWIMIVCAMVGGPLATTAYIVGLNSATAAGNPGVIVPIAALNCAIGAILGRIFFKQELNGHKILGIFICLVAGAIIGGTSFATIGPEALLGCLFAFFAAFGWGFEGCVAGFGTILIDYRIGITIRQVTAGLLELLVMFPLLSMIGGEPSAIPQLAAAAFTNPALLIFVISGFFAMPAYSFWYKGNSMCGAALGMACNGMYAFWGPFFIWVIMGLLNIGGMAEFYPPLAPIQWFGAIIMVIGIFCIAVNPLDVLGRKGKVNA; from the coding sequence ATGGATGCGAACGTTGCCGCACTTCGCGAAGAGCGACGTCGGAAGTACTTCGTCAGGGGCATCGCCTTCGCCATCGCCTCCGGCATCTGCTACGGCCTGTATACGGGCTTTCTGACCCTTGCCGAAACGCAGGGTGTCTGGGGCGAGTGGTTCGCCGGAACCGAGTGGGGCAATGGCAACCCTGCACTGAGCCCGTTCGTGATCACCTTCGTGCTGGCTGCGCTCGCCGCAGGCATCAATGACTTCTTCAGCGGCGTGTGGTCGCTTGTCATGTGCGCGAAGAACCGTCAGCTGGGAGACCTTTGGAAGACGGTCAAGACGAAGCCCGGCTGGATTATGATCGTGTGCGCCATGGTGGGCGGACCGCTTGCCACCACGGCCTACATCGTGGGTTTGAACTCCGCCACGGCGGCGGGCAACCCCGGCGTCATCGTTCCTATTGCAGCTTTGAACTGCGCTATCGGCGCCATCCTGGGCCGCATCTTCTTCAAGCAGGAGCTGAACGGCCATAAGATCCTGGGTATCTTCATTTGCCTGGTTGCAGGCGCAATCATCGGCGGCACCAGCTTCGCCACCATCGGACCGGAAGCGCTGCTCGGCTGCCTGTTCGCGTTCTTCGCGGCGTTCGGCTGGGGTTTCGAAGGCTGCGTCGCCGGATTCGGCACCATCCTCATCGATTACCGCATCGGCATCACCATCCGCCAGGTCACGGCAGGTCTTCTGGAGCTTCTGGTCATGTTCCCGCTGCTGTCCATGATCGGCGGCGAACCCAGTGCCATCCCACAGCTCGCGGCGGCTGCGTTCACGAACCCGGCTCTGCTCATCTTCGTCATCTCCGGTTTCTTCGCCATGCCTGCCTATTCCTTCTGGTACAAGGGCAACTCCATGTGCGGCGCTGCGCTCGGCATGGCTTGCAATGGCATGTATGCTTTCTGGGGCCCGTTCTTCATCTGGGTCATCATGGGTCTGCTCAACATCGGTGGCATGGCAGAGTTCTATCCGCCGCTGGCGCCCATCCAGTGGTTCGGCGCCATCATCATGGTCATCGGCATCTTCTGCATCGCTGTCAACCCGCTTGACGTGCTTGGCCGTAAGGGAAAGGTGAACGCATAA
- a CDS encoding phosphotransferase, translated as MITRNEFETLCAIRQNPGATQRELADALGVSLGTVNNVHRSLTKAKLIEEGRITARGLKELRPYKVENAVIMAAGLSSRFAPISYERPKGLLKVRGEVLIERQIEQLMEAGVNEIVVVVGYKCELFFYLEEKYGVQIVVNHEYASKNNHSTLMRVREMLGNTYICSSDDYFTTNPFEQYVWKAYYSAEFSEGPTREWCMETDRKGRIEKVTVGGENAWYMTGHAYFDKAFSDRFVEILEAEYDDPRTADKLWEELYIEHIDEFDMEIKEYEPDVIFEFDSLDELRDFDPLFLENVDSSIFDNIVAVLGCDKSEIRDVYPLKQGLTNLSCHFTTDDGEYVYRHPGVGTEQMIDRSAEVQALNLAKSIGIDKTFVFENAKTGWKISKFIKNCRELDPRDDAQLAEAMQVAHKLHGQNVSLDRHFDYLQEGLKYEKLLLKKGPINVPGYEELKAQAEKARAYAAQDNAPECLTHNDFFNLNLLYDEEGNLSLIDWEYAGMSDYASDYGTFVVTCMLNDEEADRALEHYFGRTPTLEERRHNYAFVGLAGWCWYVWSLQKESEGDYVGEWLYTYYRYAKKYLPKAIELYEQPQE; from the coding sequence ATGATCACACGAAACGAATTCGAGACCCTCTGCGCAATCCGCCAGAACCCTGGCGCCACGCAACGCGAACTCGCCGACGCATTGGGCGTGTCCCTCGGAACCGTCAACAACGTGCACCGCAGCCTCACGAAAGCCAAGCTCATCGAAGAGGGCCGCATCACGGCGCGCGGTCTGAAGGAGCTGCGTCCTTACAAGGTCGAAAACGCGGTCATCATGGCGGCCGGCCTCTCCTCCCGATTCGCGCCCATCTCCTACGAGCGCCCCAAAGGCCTGCTGAAGGTCCGCGGGGAGGTGCTGATCGAGCGCCAGATCGAGCAGCTCATGGAAGCTGGCGTGAACGAAATCGTCGTGGTGGTCGGCTACAAGTGCGAGCTCTTCTTCTATCTTGAAGAAAAGTACGGCGTGCAGATCGTCGTGAACCACGAGTACGCGTCCAAGAACAACCACTCCACCCTGATGCGCGTCCGCGAGATGCTAGGCAACACCTACATCTGCTCCTCGGACGACTATTTCACCACCAACCCCTTCGAGCAGTACGTGTGGAAGGCCTACTACTCCGCGGAGTTCTCCGAGGGCCCCACCCGCGAATGGTGCATGGAGACCGATCGCAAGGGCCGCATCGAGAAAGTGACCGTCGGTGGCGAAAACGCCTGGTACATGACGGGCCATGCCTATTTCGACAAGGCGTTTTCCGACCGTTTCGTCGAGATTCTGGAAGCCGAGTACGACGACCCCCGAACGGCCGACAAGCTGTGGGAAGAGCTCTACATCGAGCACATCGACGAGTTCGACATGGAGATTAAGGAATACGAACCCGACGTCATCTTCGAGTTCGATTCCCTGGACGAGCTGCGCGACTTCGACCCGCTGTTCCTGGAGAACGTCGACTCCAGCATTTTCGACAACATCGTGGCGGTGCTCGGTTGCGACAAATCGGAAATCCGGGACGTGTACCCGCTCAAGCAGGGCCTGACCAACCTCTCCTGCCACTTCACCACTGACGACGGCGAATACGTGTACCGCCACCCCGGCGTGGGCACCGAGCAGATGATCGACCGCAGCGCCGAGGTTCAGGCGCTCAACCTGGCGAAATCAATCGGCATCGACAAGACCTTCGTGTTCGAGAACGCCAAGACCGGATGGAAGATCTCCAAGTTCATCAAGAACTGCCGTGAACTGGACCCACGCGACGACGCGCAGCTGGCCGAAGCCATGCAGGTGGCCCACAAGCTGCATGGGCAGAACGTGTCGCTGGACCGCCACTTCGACTACCTGCAGGAAGGCCTGAAGTACGAAAAGCTGCTGCTCAAAAAGGGCCCGATCAACGTGCCAGGGTATGAAGAGCTGAAAGCCCAAGCCGAAAAGGCCCGCGCCTACGCCGCGCAGGACAACGCGCCTGAATGCCTGACCCACAACGACTTCTTCAACCTCAACCTGCTCTACGACGAAGAAGGCAACCTGTCGCTCATCGACTGGGAATACGCCGGCATGTCCGACTACGCCAGCGATTACGGCACCTTCGTTGTGACCTGCATGCTGAACGACGAAGAAGCCGACCGCGCACTGGAGCACTACTTCGGCCGCACGCCCACCCTCGAGGAGCGCCGCCACAACTACGCGTTCGTCGGCCTGGCCGGCTGGTGCTGGTACGTGTGGTCGCTACAGAAGGAATCCGAAGGCGACTATGTCGGCGAGTGGCTCTACACCTACTACCGCTACGCCAAGAAATATCTGCCCAAGGCCATCGAGCTGTATGAGCAGCCGCAGGAGTAA
- a CDS encoding glycosyltransferase, with protein MVEHGERIAFFLCKRLNVNMGGLTHATLNRARVFANHGIRVVVLTMDFNPEYPNIYEALRARHGLPENATFLNIHEFLSGEHYGVEGVETTEMIAGMEVTQFKAECGLSKRIARKPDEVPFDERYYDSNGLMYLARRYDKDKKDYFCIVTANGERRVYPSLLSLRQHFISVLHAKYPDAYFILDSRFHEGVFSDNPFDMSIKKAAVFHASHVRSPMEIDSPLEDLSHRIVTHHEQFDALVFLTERQRSYFQNRYGHRDGTFIIKHPIVEPELKPKDSNGKRAVMVTRLVDTKQVDQAIEAVALAAKSIEGLTLDVYGEGAQMAYLKDMAIQCGVADIVNFRGYVEHASEIVADYDVSLLTSSTEALCLAIPESLVAGTPVIAYDCKFGPAELIQDGVNGRLVPLNNVNALARAIVEVLGNDELLAEMSQHALETRGLFTDDAIMERWEEVLAWMDAREASYADRFLERTAYVEWWEASACVAQLNEAGDFNIRFELDSRIVADCLESEPEVCVYSRDFAMYPRLGNTLKLNPVNGTNIFEVVLTPEQLQGLIDHDKPLALSVHVGTHVHMLEANHAVTHLTRLAFRSVISTTAAKSALKRVLAKTRWAKCFDGQKPWPEMTLATEPAPDVNLHDVASVLASKKFTVCGKAVFEHGTFEHARIVLVAEGEHARLEREVCPDSTGDWKIEVDANDFSKSTGNWKLKLLTYYDTEQRETTKLKGLSVNKVGPAHLLSHQGKRLVVR; from the coding sequence ATGGTCGAGCACGGTGAACGCATAGCATTCTTTCTCTGCAAGCGCTTGAACGTGAACATGGGTGGTTTGACCCACGCCACCCTGAACAGGGCAAGGGTGTTCGCGAACCATGGCATTCGTGTCGTGGTTCTGACCATGGATTTCAATCCGGAATACCCCAACATCTACGAAGCCCTGAGGGCTAGGCACGGTCTGCCCGAAAACGCGACGTTTCTGAATATCCACGAGTTTCTTTCGGGGGAGCACTACGGGGTCGAAGGTGTCGAAACGACCGAAATGATCGCCGGTATGGAAGTCACCCAATTCAAGGCGGAATGCGGGCTCTCGAAGCGCATTGCGCGCAAGCCCGACGAGGTGCCTTTCGACGAGCGATACTATGATTCGAACGGTCTGATGTACCTGGCCCGCAGGTATGACAAAGACAAAAAGGATTATTTCTGCATCGTCACGGCAAACGGTGAGCGCCGCGTGTATCCGTCCCTTCTGTCCTTGCGTCAGCATTTCATATCCGTCTTGCATGCGAAGTATCCCGACGCGTATTTCATCCTGGACAGCCGTTTCCATGAAGGGGTTTTCTCCGACAATCCCTTCGACATGTCGATCAAGAAGGCGGCCGTGTTCCATGCGAGCCATGTCCGTTCGCCAATGGAAATCGATTCGCCGCTTGAGGACCTTTCGCACAGGATTGTGACGCATCATGAGCAGTTCGACGCGTTGGTGTTTCTGACCGAGCGGCAGCGGTCGTATTTCCAAAACCGCTACGGCCATCGTGACGGCACGTTCATCATCAAACACCCTATCGTGGAGCCTGAGCTGAAGCCCAAGGACTCAAACGGCAAGCGTGCCGTGATGGTGACCCGGCTGGTGGATACCAAGCAGGTCGATCAGGCCATCGAGGCAGTGGCCCTGGCGGCGAAGTCCATCGAGGGCCTGACACTGGACGTGTATGGCGAAGGTGCCCAGATGGCGTATCTGAAGGACATGGCCATACAGTGCGGCGTCGCCGACATCGTCAACTTCCGCGGATACGTGGAGCATGCCTCCGAGATCGTAGCGGACTACGACGTGTCGCTGCTCACGTCGAGCACCGAGGCGCTGTGCCTGGCCATTCCCGAAAGCCTTGTGGCCGGCACGCCTGTTATCGCGTACGACTGCAAGTTCGGACCCGCCGAGCTCATTCAGGACGGCGTGAACGGACGGTTGGTGCCGCTGAACAATGTGAACGCCTTGGCACGTGCCATCGTGGAAGTGCTGGGCAACGACGAGCTTCTGGCTGAAATGTCGCAGCATGCCCTTGAGACCCGCGGTCTGTTTACCGACGACGCGATCATGGAACGTTGGGAAGAAGTCCTGGCCTGGATGGATGCCCGCGAGGCGTCGTATGCCGACAGGTTCTTAGAGCGCACGGCCTATGTGGAATGGTGGGAAGCCTCTGCTTGCGTGGCGCAGCTCAACGAGGCCGGCGATTTCAATATCCGCTTCGAGCTCGACAGCAGGATTGTGGCCGACTGCCTGGAGTCGGAGCCCGAGGTGTGCGTGTACTCAAGGGATTTCGCCATGTACCCGCGGCTCGGCAACACGCTCAAACTCAATCCTGTGAACGGGACGAACATATTCGAGGTCGTGCTCACGCCAGAGCAGCTGCAAGGGCTCATCGACCATGATAAGCCCCTGGCGCTCAGCGTCCACGTGGGCACGCATGTGCACATGTTAGAGGCGAACCATGCGGTCACACACCTCACGCGCCTTGCGTTCAGAAGTGTGATCAGCACCACTGCGGCGAAGTCGGCGCTCAAGCGGGTGTTGGCGAAAACCCGTTGGGCGAAATGCTTCGACGGGCAGAAGCCTTGGCCCGAAATGACCTTGGCCACCGAGCCCGCACCCGACGTGAATCTGCACGACGTGGCGTCGGTCCTCGCCAGCAAGAAGTTTACCGTGTGCGGCAAGGCCGTCTTCGAGCACGGCACCTTCGAACATGCGCGCATCGTATTGGTTGCCGAAGGGGAGCATGCCAGGCTCGAGCGGGAGGTTTGCCCCGACAGCACCGGTGATTGGAAGATCGAGGTGGATGCAAACGATTTCTCGAAATCGACGGGGAATTGGAAGTTGAAGCTGCTGACGTACTACGACACCGAACAGCGCGAGACAACCAAGCTCAAGGGGCTGTCCGTCAACAAGGTGGGCCCTGCGCACTTGCTGTCACACCAGGGAAAACGGCTTGTCGTACGGTAA
- a CDS encoding universal stress protein, whose product MAFNNVLVPYDGSDHSKKALSTAVELVAALPDAKLTALTVVPAYRVETAGSFHDVETQGGVPAGIVEYDQYKQAVQLVLDKAKAEQVESIGDIMAPLGERAIVDAVAESSVVEGIVEYAEKHEVDLIVMGRRGLGAIRAMLGSVSYGVLHSTDISVMTVK is encoded by the coding sequence ATGGCTTTCAATAACGTACTTGTTCCTTACGACGGATCCGATCACTCCAAGAAGGCGCTCTCCACCGCCGTCGAGCTGGTTGCCGCGCTTCCCGATGCCAAGCTCACGGCGCTTACGGTGGTTCCGGCCTACCGCGTCGAAACCGCGGGCAGCTTCCACGACGTGGAAACCCAGGGCGGCGTTCCGGCCGGCATCGTCGAGTACGACCAGTACAAGCAAGCCGTCCAGCTCGTTCTTGACAAGGCCAAGGCCGAGCAGGTAGAAAGCATCGGCGACATCATGGCTCCTCTGGGCGAGCGCGCCATCGTCGATGCCGTTGCGGAATCCTCCGTCGTCGAGGGCATCGTCGAATACGCCGAGAAGCACGAGGTGGACCTCATCGTCATGGGCCGTCGCGGCCTTGGCGCCATTCGTGCCATGCTTGGCAGCGTGAGCTACGGCGTTCTGCACTCCACCGACATCTCCGTCATGACGGTGAAGTAA
- the glf gene encoding UDP-galactopyranose mutase has product MSQYDYLVVGAGLTGAVFANAARRAGKTCLVIDRRNHIAGNVYTKETEGINVHVYGAHIFHTSLKDVWEYVNRFAEFNNYVNSPVALYKGQTYNMPFNMNTFSKMWGVVTPAEARAKIDEQIAAEGIGEPENLEEQALSLVGRDIFERLVKGYTEKQWGRDCKDLPASIIKRLPCRFTYDNNYFNDRFQGIPMGGYTAMVERMLEGVDIRLNTEYRDLIAAEPDIADRIIYCGPIDDFYDFKLGKLEYRSLRFESEVLDEENHQGVAVVNYTEREVPWTRIIEHKHFEFGTQPKTVITREYPSDWKPGDEPYYPVNDARNEALYKQYAELAEGEGRVVFAGRLGGYKYYDMDKAIAAAFELVRAELKIEP; this is encoded by the coding sequence ATGTCTCAATACGATTACCTTGTCGTCGGTGCAGGCCTGACGGGTGCCGTATTCGCCAATGCTGCGCGTCGGGCTGGCAAAACCTGCCTGGTCATCGATCGTCGCAACCATATTGCCGGCAATGTGTACACGAAAGAGACCGAAGGCATCAACGTCCACGTCTACGGAGCCCATATCTTCCATACGTCTCTCAAGGACGTGTGGGAATACGTCAACCGGTTCGCGGAGTTCAACAACTACGTGAACAGCCCCGTTGCCCTGTACAAGGGGCAGACGTACAACATGCCTTTCAACATGAACACGTTCTCGAAGATGTGGGGCGTGGTCACGCCGGCCGAAGCGCGCGCCAAGATAGACGAGCAGATTGCTGCCGAAGGCATCGGCGAGCCCGAGAACCTTGAGGAGCAGGCGCTTTCCCTCGTGGGACGCGACATCTTCGAGCGCCTGGTCAAGGGCTACACCGAGAAGCAGTGGGGTCGCGACTGCAAAGACCTCCCGGCTTCCATCATCAAGCGTCTCCCGTGCCGTTTCACCTACGACAACAACTACTTCAACGACCGGTTCCAGGGCATCCCTATGGGCGGCTACACGGCCATGGTCGAGCGCATGCTGGAAGGAGTGGACATCCGGCTGAACACCGAGTACCGCGACCTGATCGCTGCGGAACCGGACATCGCCGACCGTATCATCTATTGTGGTCCCATCGACGATTTTTACGACTTTAAACTGGGCAAACTGGAGTACCGGTCACTTCGCTTCGAAAGCGAGGTGCTCGACGAGGAAAACCACCAGGGTGTGGCCGTGGTGAACTACACAGAGCGCGAGGTGCCTTGGACCCGCATTATCGAACATAAGCATTTCGAGTTCGGCACCCAGCCCAAGACCGTCATCACCCGCGAGTATCCGTCGGATTGGAAGCCTGGCGACGAGCCTTACTATCCCGTGAACGACGCACGCAACGAAGCGCTGTACAAGCAGTATGCGGAGCTTGCGGAAGGCGAGGGTCGCGTGGTGTTTGCGGGCCGTCTGGGCGGATACAAGTACTACGACATGGACAAGGCTATCGCCGCTGCCTTCGAACTGGTGCGGGCGGAGCTGAAAATCGAGCCGTAA
- a CDS encoding MFS transporter, translating to MRNHYERVITFCCFLFVLINIGFPSTSFNVYQPYVVELVGDTAGSMILAARTLVSMVAVMFVDRWYSLLNCRVGIFLGTLCTMAGFIVYGFAHSFVMFLVGAMISGLGYALGGMVGATLLTNRWYRSGIGNALGINAVGSGVAGIVVPLLAVPVIHDVSLSAAFFGEAAFAGCGALVILALLRNYPADMGLEPYSDEGENVANPRPSHHTGMGASLTKTERFLLVMAMLFVGVVAVGSPAYISVLYNGEGFNPHFVAMLLSFVGVSLTAGKYLSGRLMDTLGTYRSSRILFGFSIIGLLTCCMAPLGLKALALLSVVFYGFGLTLGSVGISIWSIEMADPKNYARSVKNFQVAYSAGGFVANLFPGVLCDIFGTYVVSYGIFLVLAVAASVIVLSTYVRHRSVPA from the coding sequence ATGAGAAATCACTACGAACGCGTGATCACGTTCTGCTGCTTCCTTTTCGTTCTGATTAACATCGGATTCCCCAGCACATCCTTCAACGTGTACCAACCCTATGTAGTCGAACTCGTGGGCGACACCGCAGGATCGATGATCCTTGCGGCGCGTACGCTGGTGTCCATGGTGGCCGTCATGTTCGTCGACCGCTGGTACTCGTTGCTCAACTGCCGGGTCGGCATCTTCTTGGGCACCCTCTGCACCATGGCTGGCTTCATCGTGTACGGGTTCGCCCACTCGTTCGTCATGTTCCTCGTGGGCGCCATGATATCCGGGCTTGGATACGCCCTGGGCGGCATGGTGGGCGCAACGCTTTTGACCAACCGCTGGTATCGCTCGGGTATCGGAAACGCCCTGGGCATCAATGCGGTCGGTAGCGGCGTGGCGGGCATCGTGGTGCCGCTGCTTGCCGTGCCGGTGATCCACGATGTATCGCTGTCCGCGGCGTTCTTCGGAGAGGCTGCCTTCGCCGGTTGCGGAGCGCTGGTCATTCTGGCACTCTTGCGGAACTATCCGGCCGACATGGGCTTGGAGCCGTATTCGGATGAAGGGGAGAACGTTGCGAACCCACGGCCTTCCCATCACACGGGAATGGGCGCCTCCCTCACCAAAACGGAGCGGTTCCTCCTGGTTATGGCCATGCTTTTCGTCGGTGTTGTGGCCGTAGGCTCGCCCGCCTACATTTCGGTCCTTTACAACGGCGAAGGCTTCAACCCGCATTTCGTGGCTATGCTGCTGTCGTTTGTGGGCGTCAGCCTGACCGCAGGTAAATACCTGTCGGGCAGGCTCATGGACACTTTGGGAACATACCGATCCTCGCGCATCCTGTTCGGCTTCAGCATCATAGGCCTTCTCACGTGCTGCATGGCTCCGCTGGGGCTCAAGGCTCTGGCGCTTTTGAGCGTCGTGTTCTACGGATTCGGGCTAACCCTTGGATCTGTGGGCATCAGCATCTGGTCCATCGAGATGGCCGACCCGAAGAACTACGCGCGCTCGGTCAAAAATTTCCAGGTGGCGTATTCGGCGGGAGGTTTCGTCGCGAATCTGTTCCCAGGTGTCTTGTGCGACATCTTCGGAACTTATGTCGTGTCGTACGGCATCTTCCTGGTGCTTGCGGTGGCCGCATCCGTCATCGTGCTGAGCACCTACGTACGCCATCGCAGCGTTCCTGCCTAG